Within the Glycine soja cultivar W05 chromosome 3, ASM419377v2, whole genome shotgun sequence genome, the region ttaacaaattaggtatttttttcttatatataggacCGGAGGTAGTATTTTTTACAAATCTAACCTTGAATATCATAAATTCCCAAGGAATAGTGTAACCAATATATTGTTAAGGTGATTGTAGctatactataaaaaaaaatttcgtaccccattgcccagaggctcttcgctatgcgaaggtatgggggagggatgttgtacgcagccttacccagAGGGATGTTGTAGCTATactataaaagaaaagagaaaatgtaaagACGGAAAGGTGGCAATCAATCAGAAGGATTAAATATGCAAAAGTAAAGACTTCAACTTTTGTTGAGTTGGTGGATGATTGTTGATGCCTAAACTTATTTGAATGCAATGTTTCTTTTGCCACTGTTTCTTCATTACATGAAATTTGGAaggaatttttttctcatttggtTTTGCTTCGGTGAATCTGTGCTTGGTGAACATCACTTCCAGGCCATTAATACGTTATTGTTGGATGAAAATCTGGccattttgatgattttttaccTAAACTATTTGTCACCCATCACATATAACACTTTTCAACAAGGTACTTTCAGgtgcatttttttgttaattactcTCGGATAATTCACCCTTCTGGACTCATCTGCCTGCTTTTCAAAGGACTTATACTTTAAAAgacataatgaaattatttacttatcatattaaaaatcattGTTTATCTTATGCATATGTGGGCTGTCTATGTTGACTTGGTAACTCCGAAGCATTTTACTGATCTTATGCCTACCATTAGTGTTAGAATAACTGACACTTAATTGGCAGGAAAGAAATTGatctccattttttttactttgacaGGCTGTGAGAGTTGAACACTGTGAACGAGTTCATGTAATTGTAGCAGCAAAACGTATTTGTATTGCTAATTGCCGTGaatgtgttttctttttgggGGTGAATCAGCAACCACTTATTGTTGGTGATAACCATAAGCTGCAGGTAAGCTGCCTCATTCACTGTTGCATTATATATGGAGTTGGTGCTCTGCCATTCCATGTTTCTTACATTAGaatgtaactaaaaaattttGGAATTGTGTTTAGCCCTTATTTGGGATGCTCTTAcagaaaatacaaaatgattGATCTGTGATATATCGTATGTGGCTTATATGATATCCAAGAACTGCAAAAATACTGTTACATCCTTGGTTATAGAGaaattatagttataatttatactagtgttttaatttttaaattatataacccAGGGAATACATAGTCTCTGACCTATATGTTATTGATAATGTAGAGTTAATTGTAGAGAAATAGATGGCAATGTTAACTCAATGATTAAGTGTTAAGTAATGAAATGGATAAGCTCATACTAGTCTTCCAAGATTAGTATATTTGATTCTTTGCAAGAGCAAGCATTGGAATTTATCTTCAAAATCTAGTAGCAGATAGTGTAAAATTTCTTTAGACTTGAGAGTTTATGGTTATGCATTGTTAATGTAAAAGGTTTTACACTGTCAACTAATCAAAAGTCACTATTGGTAACTTGGTATAACTTTAGGATAGTTAttgtaaaagtcaacaaacttaccATTCATGGCGGTTTATGATTGGCCGAGTGTAAAACTTCTTTACATTGCTAGTGCATAGACTATTTACTAACCATTATTTGAGACCACTAAAAGTGTGGTTTTtggtttatgaaaaaaaaatggtatttggTCTGTGGCCTCTAACAAAAGGTCTACTTTTTCTGTTCACACTTTTGCTTCTTCTAGTAGTACTAGCTTCTTATAATGTATCCTTACTCTTCTCATCTGGATTCATTGCATGAGAATTTTCTCCCTCACAATGTTAACAGGTGGCTCCCTATAATACTTTTTATGCCCAATTGGAGGAGCATATGAATGAAGTTAGAATTGTGCCCTCAGTGAACCGATGGAATGAACCCCTAGCATTGGGCATGGTTGATCCCCATGATTCATTATCTCATCCAGCTGGTGTCTCTGATGTTCAAACTGAGTCTGCTACACAGGTGGACCCTGAGCAGTTCACTAATTTTGTGGTAAGGACTTTATTCTTATACTGACTTATAGGGAAAATGGAgatatttacttttaattagtCACATTTAATGGATTTCAATATGTTCACTATTGGCTGGTATCTTGTTTGGTAAATTTTCTGGGATGAAGAATGTTCAAGGTTTCGTATTTCTTTCTTTAGTCACATGCTTTGTTTTTGGTCCATGCTGTTGGCACACAGATTCCAAGCTGGCTTGGAGGAGAGTCCACTGGGTTTAAAAAAGACAATCCATTCACGTTACCTGATGCTTATATGGCATCTCAGCATAAAAATGTAAGTACGGAATCAATTGAGTAATATATATTAGTGATTGAATTTCCAAATTTTTTGGTGATGAAACTGTAAAAGGCTGTATTTTAGgtgaaatatattttcatttgaatgAAGTTGTATCTTCTCTGCAGCACAAAAATTTAGAGGAGATAAGGAAACTCTTACGAGAAGCATCTTTAGAAGAAAGTCGCAAACGAGAATTGTCATCTGCCCTCCATGTCTACTTCAAGGACTGGTTATATGGTAACCGTCTTTTGTTTTTTACCATTGCCTTTTATTCTAACATATCTGAATTTCATCTTTACAATGAACACTCTGTATTCCCATTTAAGCTTTTTTTCTTATGTATGTCCTTGAAGTTGAAACTTGGACTAATTCTCTACCAGGCATATGATTTTGGTGACCAATGTTTTGTGGAAATTTCTCTGATACCTTTAATTGTGGAACCTCCTACGATGACCACTGAATTCAATAGTAGTTTCATTCAATAGTCACGTAACAGTCAATATCACTCCAATTATTGTCCATATGTTTATAACGTATGTTTCAGATATTTTATACAGAATATTTTGTCCATGCTAGTTGCTGATAGGAGATAGTTTAAGGGAGGAGAAATGCTCTAATTATTGTCAAGAGGATGCTATGCAGATAATGCTAATAATTTGTTTTCTGTTGTGGCAGCCTCGGGAAACATTCGTCAGCTTTATTGTCTACAAGGTGATTGATCTTTGTCCAGACAGTGCAATGACACAGTGAACGATGGTACAGGAACGAGGTTTCTGGCTTCCTTTTTGAACTTCCTCTTCAATTCCTCTTGCCAATTCTATTGGCCTCATAGGTGGTGAGATCAGATGAATTAGAGTGCCCACATATTTATGCCGTGACATCAGCAGTGCACAGAATGCAGTGAAAAATACAGTTGCTAATCtgattgtaataaaaataattactgtAACGTAGTATTTCGTTATAGCCTAAATTAATGGCCTTTGTGAGAAATTCCGGCTGCCAGCATCTAGTGTACTGTATTTCATGTCTTCGAACTTCGAGTTGttccatttaattaaatttccctTGAGTGTCTGTTGGGACCTCTTTGTGAATTTACCTTGTAGCATTAACGTGTCGACATTTGTTTCTTGCATTCCTACTATTGTTTTCTGCACTTTCCATTGCATTTCCAAAAACTCATTTTGGAATGCAAATTTACATTCTGAAATGGATTTCTTGAATGCAATGACAAGTGCTGGAAACAAAAGTGGGAGTGGAAAACAAAACCCATTAACGTGTCTGATTTATAAGTAATGAGCGAGGATGGGTTGGAGATTGTTCTAGACAATAAATGACCCAACTTCGGTTTAACGTAAATAACTAGTCTATGTATTTCTGAACTTTATACGCAGTCAATTTTTGCCCGTAGTAGTACTGTTTGTCTCCACCATAATTTCGGTGTATATGGTGACTAGAGTAATAATGAGATGGAAGTGGCAGCATGGTGGACGTGGTATGATGTTGAAAGTGTTCTTCACGATATCATGTCACCATATGATTGTTATATAACATGTTAGAACGTCAGGATGGCTTAGTGAATGGTTGGATTGAATGAGAAAAGCACATGTAATTTATAATCAAGTTTTGCTCTTTTTCCCCCGTGAACGTATAATGATAAGTGAAATGGTAAAAATGAGATAGAATGGAATGGgatataattaactaaaattatcttgtatatatttatgatGCGATAAAAAAAGTTGTTTCATAGTCCAAAgttgaaagggaaaaaaataagcggataaaatgaaaataaaaaggaatgcattttattaagtttaattttattataatatgctTCATATAATCTAAATGATAGccaaccaaaaaacaaaattaataatagaataaattattttattcgtTCTATTCCGATTTGTCCCTTTCCAATTCCCATAAATAAACTTATTCTCAACGTCAAAAATGTACTTTGAcctttgaagagaaaaaataataattataataagaaattgaaaaatccacaatattttattataataggaTTCAATTGTTATctccttaaaaaaaagattcaatTGTTATACTTTTGGATTAAATACACTCACTATATAGttatatattacaaattattattttagaagtTGAAGTTGTTCCAATAATATGATGAATAGTTCCTCACACTTAACTCGTtataattcagcaaaaaaaaaacttaactctCGTTACAAAATCTGTTAGACATGAAGCGCAGATAAAGCATCAGAATCAGACAATGCGAATCGTAGTTCACCTTCCTTTAATACAAGAAGGaaaccaagaaagaaaaaaaggagctATCTTCAAAGGAAAACTACACCAGCAATGACCTAATAACGTATATTCGAAATAACTGGTATCTTGAACATCGGAAATAGACATACGCCTTGCTTAACGGAGAATACTACTACTGCTGGGATAAACAATTTCGTTCCTTATAAACCATACTCAACTCTTTTTTCACTTACTTCATATTCCTTGCCTTTTTGTTCCTCAATTCTAATCATACGTTCCTTTATTATGCTACATGCATAATGAGTGGGGAAGAACAAAATCAGGAAAGATTATAATGAAATTTTTCCTTGGATTGTCAGCAAACCAGCTTTGGAAGCATTCTGCAACTCCGTGAATGGACCCAACAGAATCAAATGTCTCTACCTAGGTTTTAAATATCGGTCTCAGTCGTGTTACGATTTCATTGCATTTGTTGATATTGCAATAAATCGCAGACAAATGTGACCCATGCGGTCCCAATTGTGGTCGTAGATAATTAAAAAACTGGCCCAAATTATGGTGGCGAccgttttttaaaactttggtCTCTATGTAATGGAATCATTTTCATTTCTTATACTAAGATGCGTTTTACTTCTAAAATTAAGGCAAAGAATACAAAACCTGGTTTTACAATTAAAAGGTCAGATGTTATCCAGGCTATATTTAAGAAACCAGCTTCTTCTAACTTATTTTCTGCTGCAGCAGACctacaaagaagaaagaaggtctCAAACCCATAGATTTGGCTATTAAAACTCAATGCAAGAACAGTGACAATTCAAGTCATGCAAATTTATAGGATTTTGATGCATCTTTTTGACCCCACATGCAAGACATCTTCAAGTCCTTGTCTCCTTGAGGTGATGACTAACATAATTTATTCAGAATACAGTGCTGGTTTAGAAGGCATTTAGCAGCTCAATTCACTCTTGTTACCGGGTAACTATCATCAAAACTCATCGATTGTGATAAGTACTTATAcacaagttaaaataaatttatgtactTCAACttttattggatttttttaatcttactCTTCCTAAGTGTTTCAGTTGAAGCTTATCTAGATATGGCCCGGATTTGCTAACTATCCTCAAACTCACATAATGCTTGTCCttgttaataaattaatcaGGTAACCCTATCTAGTTTCCGAAGCAgaatatgtttcttttttctcttggtAATGAGGTTCAAATCAAGAAAACTACCCAAGGTTCTCACCACTAGCTAAACCGAGTGGCTCGAATACGAAATTAAAATAACAGTGGGGCCAAAATTGACGATGCATATTATCACATAAACTCCCTTCCATTCAGGTGATCTGCTTAAGTAAAATGAGTTTAAGTGAAGCTCTCCTTTCTCAATCTAAATTCTTGAAATTTCATGCATATAATGCTGTTCAAATCTTGGATGTTggaatctaagttttttttgtgTAAGTAGTCACAGAGGTTAGACCTTGGCAGCATAGCCCTAAAAGTATTTATGCAAAAATCTTGGATGTTTGAATTGTTCTTAGATGTAACTTCTATTTCATCTGGTTCCAATGatgaaagtatatataataGGGACTGGCTCTTAAGTTTAAGAATCTTGGAAGCAACTCCAACTGGAAGTGTTCTGACACTTAACTCTCGTTACAAAATCTGTTAGACATGATGTACATATAAAGCATCATATCATAAGCATCAGAATCAAACTATTATGAATCACAGTGCAGTTTTCTTTGATGCAAGAaggaaaaaaggggaaaaaaccaTCTTCAAAGGAAAATTACATTTGAAAAAATTGGTATCTTAAACAATGGGTATACGTCTTGCTTGATGGAGAACACTACCGGTGGTATAAACCACTTGGTTTCTTGAGCATCATAGCCATATACTCACATTACTAACTCTTACATTACTTTATTCacatttcatgttttttttttacctcaatTCTAATCACACGTTCCTTAATTATGCTACATGCATAAATGCATAATGAGTCACGAAGAACAAAATCAAGAAAGACTACAATGGATTTATTAGGCTTAGCCTGTAGGGACCAATTGGAATAGCTTCTCTGCTTGGTCGGGAAAGAAGGTAATGAATAAATATGCACCtgaaaaatttcatttaaaaaaaaaatcaatacgaacataaaaaatagtaatacaaagatgtaaagaaaaaaaaacttacaaacaAGAATAGTTCCCAACACAGTTGAGATTTTTCCTTGGATTGTCACCAAGCCAGCTTTGCCAGCATTCTCCAACTCGGTGGACCCAACAGAATCAAAAGTTCCTACAGAGTAGAAATAGTTTAATTTGTTATCCTAAAAAGATAAGTTAACTTCTAAAAAAAAGGTCAAATAATTACTAAACCTGGTTTTACAGTTTGAAGGCCAGATGTTATGCATGCTATATTTTCGAAACCAGCTGCTTCTAACTTACTTGCTGCTGCAGCAGACcttaacaaagaaagaaaatctcAAATTCTTATATTAGGTTATTAAAACTCAATGCAAGTATAGTGAAAATTCAAGCCATCCAAATTTATAGGAATTTGGTGCATCTTTTTGTCCCCACATGTAAATGACTATTATAATTTGCTATAATCAACTTTTAACAttattaaagatttatgcaGAATATTATGCTGGTTCGGAAAGGATTTAGCAGAACAATTCACTCTTGTTACCAGCAAAGTATCATCCAAAAGTCATTGACTGTACTTGCTAAGAATCCCCAAACACACATAATGCTTGTCCTTGTTAGTAAATTATATATTCCGGTAACTTTGTCTAGTCTCAAGCAGAAGAtaagtctttttttcttttgggtaCAATGTTGGCATCGAGGTTTGAACCCCATGAAAACTACCCAAGGCCCTCGCAGTAGCCCGATCCTAGTGGCTTGAATGTGAAATTTTAAATCACAGGGAGACTAAAATTGATGATGCATAATATTGCATACTTTCTCATGCATATAATCTTTTCTATGGCATCATTCAATCTCCCATTTAATGAAGTAGCCATGAAATTCTCTTACATGGAAGGCTTTTAAAATATCGGATGATGGACTCTCATCTTCTTTGTATACGTAGTTACAGCACAGGTGAGACCTTGGCAGTTTGATACTTAAAAGCATTTATGCAGAATGTTGAAGTATGGAACCTATTCATATATTTGACTAAGTTGAGATAAAGACCACCTTCGATGGCCTACAATGTCATAAAAGGTTGAAATAGGCCATGGAACTACGGGGATGAGCATAAATTTCTTAGATTGTCCCAGAATGGAACAGTGCCATTGGGATATCTTGTACGTTTTACCCCTCTCTCCAcaattcataaaaatacaattacTTTATAGTTTGTGGCTTTAAAGTTGGATTATAATATATAGCTGTATAAGCTAATAGAAAAAATTCTTGTACAATTCTCTGGCTAACATAACTGAGAAgctttttacaataaaattatcAGTAAAGGATTATATCTAAACAAAACTACCTCCGGCTaagaattattttcattaacttTCTTTTCCATTATTTAATAGGAATGGTTTAGGTCCTAAAACAATGTAGCATAATTGGGATTGATAGTTGTCATTACTTACAAAAATTGATCTTTCCTTCATATTCAAGACACAGGAACCTTCATCTTCCTTAAAACAAGTACACTTCAGATCAACGTTTAATCCGCATGGACTATATATGCATCCTAAAATTGCCAGAAGTAGTTATGGTGTTTCTATTTGTTAAAAACCAAATCATCCTAAAATTGAGCTATTAAGATGTTTTTATATCATCAACAGTTTTGAATGAGTTTTTATTTCCAAGCTAATCTTCAAAACTCTCTCAAGTACGTGTTTTTAGTACTTCTTCTAAGCTAATACCCTCATAGAACAGCACTGCCATCTCTTCAGTCACTTCTAAGTGACCAattgacattttttattaacaggAAGTGACCAATTAGCATTGAATATTCAAACCAAAGCTACATCTCCTCCTGGTTCTTTTTCATCAAACATTTAGATTTTAGACTGTAAATAGTGATTATATAACAGTCATATTTGACGTATGTAATTTTGGAAGCCAATCATAAGTAAGGAACAAATGAACTAAATCATAGTTGGGGTCTCCCATGTTCCAAGGTGTTAAGGACCTAAATATATCAATGCTAGTTTCCTGTCACCATGACCTTAGACATTTTGTATAAATAATTAGCAATCAAATTGTGTAGGAAATCATAAACTAACCTCAGTCCTTCCTGACATACAACCAAGAGTTTACTTTCAGGGGGAAACTGGCTCTTAACAGATTGTACAAATTCAGGATTTGGCTTAGTGAATGGTAACCCATAGAACAACCCAGAAAAATTATTGTGCAGCTGCCTTTTTATAATAGTACCTACAGAAAGTGAATGTGACGACAAAGTAACAAAACCGAAGCCGAAAACATGCACACACATAAAATCTTTGGGAAGGAGAAACTCCATACCGGGATCATTGTctttgttttcaacaaaaagagGCACATGAGAACAAGATTTGATGTGAGCTCGCTCAAACTGATTTTTGTCCCGCACATCAAGAACCGTATATCCATCAGCTTCCACAAGTTCCTTAGCTTTTTCAGCGTTCACATACTTCACTTCTGCTTTTATTAATGCCATTCTTCTCCTTCCATTTCCAGGTAGTAGTTTCCCTGGCACGGCCCTTGCATTGTGAGTTTTTAATACCAACCAACATGTCCCTAAGTTGCTGAAAACACAACCTTAATTCCCTCACAACCATGTCCACATACATAGTTTTTCAAACATTAACTCAAATTTCCTTCACTATTGTTTTCACCAACATGGTTAATTTGTAAGGcagaatataaaattttaaatacctcAAGATAAAATAGAGTTACTTGTTTAAGGATATGTTATGCTTATCACTAAAAATGAAACATGAGGAGACGAGTAAGTTACCTAGAAGAGGAAAGACAGGAGGTGGAGAAAGCAGTTCCTGCCATTGTATGAGATTGTTTGACACTGTTATCTGTCCCGGTGGTGAAGTGGCCTTTCAAAGCTGAACTCACTTAAATTTAGTGGGCCATGAAATTTTGGATCAGCAATTGTGTTCTGCCACGTGGAAAATATCTATGATCCAAGACACATGTGCTTCTCTAATCTTAAGCCTTGGAATATTCTATAACTTCATCAAGGATACATACACATTATACCCTCTAATACGTACTATAACAGTTGGTAAAGGCTAACAGTAACAGCTGTGTAGCTCACTAACTACAACATCTTGTGtatatttgaagtttaatttgaaatttggttttgaaaattaaaaaagtagtaattttgtttctaaataaacTGAAGCAAATAGTTATAGTCACTGAACCATTAATTTCAGCCACAATATAAGACAAAAAAAGGtaataaactttaaatattaGGGTTGTCTATATGGGCGCGGTGCAACGTAAGTAAATATACAGGTAAGATTTTAACGACTTTAATTTCTGCTGTATAATAGAGTAAAAAAAGGTTATTGATAGTAGATCAAGGTTAAATTTTGattcattataataataaaatttattaatttttatccaaTTATTactatatagtaaaaaaataatagaaaatcaaaattaaatttctacGCATTCCCTCATATAGTATTAATAGTCCTTCGAGTTAGAATGGAGTCTCTTAAAGCatgtttaatttgaaaaaaaaaatacttcttgTTTATAaaggtttatataaaaaatcaaaaaataaaataataattaataaataaagtaaaaaaatacttttataattatttataaagagttaaaaatatttttctaaactaaACAAATTCTTTTTTGTTAAGCTTATCAGATATTTCGTGCTTAAAATCGACTCGTGATGCTAATAAGCTAAAGCTCGAAGGTGAGTGTATTGCTTTTCTATAAAAACGTTAAATTGCTATATTACCCAAATCTAACCAGTAAATTCCCTTTTCACTCTCACATTTTCCActtgttgtttaaatttataagaatattCCTACCAATatcaaaacttgaaaaaaaatttcatgaattTATTCAATAACATTTGATCATAGTATTCTTAAAAATGCCATTTTTTGAATGTAGTGATTTACCTTAAAACAAGTATCCCCTTAAAAACTAAAGACAAATAACACACAAACGACTACTTAAGACAAATGACGTCCaatagaataataatataacaaaatctTACAAATTTCATTCACTCCATCCAAGGAAGAACATCAACTATTGAGTAATATACGGTTATGGAGAACTTATGTAATATAGATTAACCCACAATAGCACATTTATTGGAATTTAACCAGTTCAGCACCAGcaacttaacaaaagaaaaatatggaaaGATAGCCGAGTATGTAATTCCAACTCAAAACAAACAACTGGGTCAACAAAAGAGTGATCCACTCTTTCCTATCAACTTGAAATGTCTTCGATCTTAAAAGTGCATACATTAACAATTATGCATCAGTACTGGGTCTTTTCTTTGTGGTGTAAGCCGCATACTCCTTCCCAGCATCATGTTTTAATGTCTGATCACCGAAATCAAGGAATGCAGATGTGAATGCCAATGCTGATCCAGCAGAAAGTGCAGTTTTGATGCTCCTTCCTACAATAGAATGAACAAAACATAAAGCTTGCTAGAAAAACAGCAGATCCAGGGTACTTATTTTGGATTATAAAGTTAGTAATCCTGGTTTTCGTAATTAATCAGATCCAGAAAGGTAACTTAGCATACTTCTTAAGAAGGTTATAAAGGAAGGGTTGAGCATCATCCTCAGGAACCATGTTTAAATTAGACACATTGCAACTGACAACAA harbors:
- the LOC114406761 gene encoding rhodanese-like domain-containing protein 9, chloroplastic gives rise to the protein MAGTAFSTSCLSSSSNLGTCWLVLKTHNARAVPGKLLPGNGRRRMALIKAEVKYVNAEKAKELVEADGYTVLDVRDKNQFERAHIKSCSHVPLFVENKDNDPGTIIKRQLHNNFSGLFYGLPFTKPNPEFVQSVKSQFPPESKLLVVCQEGLRSAAAASKLEAAGFENIACITSGLQTVKPGTFDSVGSTELENAGKAGLVTIQGKISTVLGTILVCAYLFITFFPDQAEKLFQLVPTG